Below is a window of Scatophagus argus isolate fScaArg1 chromosome 24, fScaArg1.pri, whole genome shotgun sequence DNA.
ttcaatttcaattcagtttatttatatagcgccaattcacaacaaaagttatctcatgacactttccaatttgagtaggtctagaccaaactctttaattaaattgtaaatagagagagcccaacattcccccttgagtAAGCACTTGacgacagtggcgaggaaaaactgccttttagaaggcagaaacctcagagcagaccccggctcaagatgggcggccatctgccttgaccggaTAATCCAGAGAAATATGCTAAAACCTGGATGTGGTGCTTAATTCTGGCCCAGTGGTGGACTAAGGACCTGGATTTTAAGGCTGTTGACCTCTCAGATCTATCTCGGGTTGCATAAGACTGTATGATTTCACATCATCTGACACATCCTTTTTctcttgaaatgaaatgactgaaacattTATCTGACATCTGCAATTTAGAGTACCTGGCTGACTCAGGCCAGTACTATTCCAGACTTGTTCAATCCCATTGAGTAACATAGCAACCAGCCCATGGTTTTCCCATAACAGCACATACGTGATTCATAAAAGCAGATCAATAATCcaacaatcattttatttaaggTTTACACGTCCAGGTTTGAACTGATTTCTTCATGTAGAAACGTGCACTATTCTACAAGCAGGTGGCGTCAAAGCAAACACGGTAGCGCTCTTGTCATTGAGAGCCGCTTTAAAAgagtcaaaaatgaaaaaaaaaagtcaggatGTACATTTGATTTCCCGAACACGATTACGTTTGagtgtatttacaaaaaaaatcttttgcaGTTTCTAGTAATAAAGAATGAGTTTTAATCATTCAACCCCCCCACATAGCACATGGTACGATCCGAAAGTGTCAGTTTACCGCACTTGGTTGCTAGGAGGCGGAGAACGCCTGAACGCTAGAAATATGACGCAGGGAAAAGCTCTCCCTCACAGTTGTTCTCGCTTAGTATAGTTAACAGTTCTATTTCAATTATTTCTATACTAAAGGATCATTCGGTCGATATTTTGATATGGGACAGTACGGCAGGAAAGCGTGTTTataagttgttttgtttatttaatcgTTGTCTCGCCGTTGGGCCAGAGCATGTTAAAGCAGTAAGCTGTCGCGTTTATATTTGTTTACAATGGCTACCGACTGTAACATCACTCAAGAGGAAATTTTGGACTTTCTGAAGGAGAATGgggacaaagtgaaaaacacagatttaattGAGCATTTTAAGGCCGCATTCCCGGAGGAGCACGAGAAGAAAGCGGCTGCCCGGAAGATATTTAAAAACTACGTTGACAACGTTGCTTTTGTAAAAGCTGAGAGTGGAGTTAAATATGTCTGCCTGAAGAAAAAGTTTCGCGGTTCAGTGAAGGAACAGCAAAACTCACGTGTTATTGAAGGGACAAATGGGACGGAAACTGAACCAGTAGAAGTTGTAAATCAAGATAGAGTCCTTTGCCGTTATCCTGTCGGTTCAGAGCGCCGTCAGATTAGCGGTAATGACGCAGTGGAGGATGCAGCCCAGCCTCGTGCAGGAGGCGGTGAGGTGCAACAACAAATACCACCTGGCTCGGGTTACGGAAATGACAGCCAGGTGAGAGTTCCGCATGTTTTCTCTCCTACAACCATTTTTCCGGACAAAACAGACGACAAACGTAAGTGCCATGAGTTTGTTTGTATAGTGGAGGAAGTGGACATAAACTCAGGTGAAATGGGAAACAGAGGAAGTTTTcgaagagagaggaaggagtcCAAGAAGGAGCAGGCGAGAAAGGTACCTGACATACCAGAAATTTCCGTGATAGAAGCTTCACCACTCCCGGCAGAGGGATCTATGTTCACCCTGCCTGGGCCTGTACAAACTGGTACTGCTGGACACAGTCCCAGAGACAGACAAGTTGAGACAGAATCTCTTTCACTAGAAGGCCTAAAGGAAGCAGAGCGGATTGAGGTGGTGGCAAGGCGTCGAAACTCTAAAGGTTCCCACCTCAGGCCTAGTGAGATACAGTCAGACGAAAGGGACTATGAAGGGCTGCTGGATACGCATAGTTTGTCTGGGAGTGAAGGAAACATCTCCCCTAAAGGCAGCCGCAGACACTTCATCGAGGTCATGATGAGCAGTTCCCCCCAGCTGAGACGTAGTATGGTATTGCGCAACTCAGTCTGCCTGTCCTCCAAGAGCGACAGTGACTCGTTGTCCTTGGTGTCCTCTAACCCGGATGACGACAGGACCTCCGTCGCTCTAGACCCGCTGGAACACGAGTGGATGATGTGCGCTTCGGACGGGGAGTGGGCCACTTTGTACCGCCTCCTCACTGTAGAGCCCAGCCTTGTCCTGAGGAAGGATTTCGTCACCGGTTTCACCTGCCTGCACTGGGCAGCGAAGCATGGCAAACCTGAGCTGTTGGCGCTGATCATCAACTTtgccaaacaacaaaatattccCATCAGTGTTGATGTTCGATCCAACACCGGATACACTCCGCTGCACATAGCTGCCATGCACAGCCACATGGAGGTGGTGAAGCTCCTGGTGGGGGCCTACAATGCAGATGTAGAGATCAGAGACTACAGTGGGAGGAAGGCCTGCCAGTACCTTACTGACAATGTGAGCGTGGACATACGGGACATCATAGGAGCATATGAGAATTCTGACTCAGAGAACTCAGACTGCATCGATGGAGGCCGATGGAGGTTCTCCAAGGTTCTCCAGTCAAACCTGAGGCCCTTCAAGCTCCTCAACCCCGGCGACCGCGATTCTGTGGATGGGGAAGTTCGACTCAGAGAGAAACCCGTCAGGAGGAAGTCCTCGTTCAGCAAAATGAAGCCCAAGCTGGAGAGACTTCGCTTGAGGACGTCGCAGATTATCCACAGTACGTCGTTCCGTGACACAGAAGAGCTGGCGGAGTCCGCAAAAGGTTCCTTTAAGTCCAGACCCAAGACGCATTTTTTTGGCTGAGATCCGTACTTCCAAAAGACAGGAAATAGCATACAAGGATGCCAACCgttaaaagacagaaatatgacaACACTTTGGTGCTGGTGTTCAATAAATGTGGGTTTTATAGTTAGTCCTGGTGAAAgctaatattttatattcagcATAGCAGAACCTTGCAATTTTTAATGCCAGTCAGCAAAACCTTTATCCTTCAAAATGGAGTTTCAGACCTCCGAAAGTCCACTTAGTCAACTCGTTCGCATTTTGACTGAACGTCTTGCGACCAGTGCCTTAAATATTTACAACGATTTCATGTCCATATGAATTTGTCTTTTGCAATCgcatattcatattcatcacGTCAGATA
It encodes the following:
- the LOC124055618 gene encoding ankyrin repeat domain-containing protein SOWAHC-like, with translation MATDCNITQEEILDFLKENGDKVKNTDLIEHFKAAFPEEHEKKAAARKIFKNYVDNVAFVKAESGVKYVCLKKKFRGSVKEQQNSRVIEGTNGTETEPVEVVNQDRVLCRYPVGSERRQISGNDAVEDAAQPRAGGGEVQQQIPPGSGYGNDSQVRVPHVFSPTTIFPDKTDDKRKCHEFVCIVEEVDINSGEMGNRGSFRRERKESKKEQARKVPDIPEISVIEASPLPAEGSMFTLPGPVQTGTAGHSPRDRQVETESLSLEGLKEAERIEVVARRRNSKGSHLRPSEIQSDERDYEGLLDTHSLSGSEGNISPKGSRRHFIEVMMSSSPQLRRSMVLRNSVCLSSKSDSDSLSLVSSNPDDDRTSVALDPLEHEWMMCASDGEWATLYRLLTVEPSLVLRKDFVTGFTCLHWAAKHGKPELLALIINFAKQQNIPISVDVRSNTGYTPLHIAAMHSHMEVVKLLVGAYNADVEIRDYSGRKACQYLTDNVSVDIRDIIGAYENSDSENSDCIDGGRWRFSKVLQSNLRPFKLLNPGDRDSVDGEVRLREKPVRRKSSFSKMKPKLERLRLRTSQIIHSTSFRDTEELAESAKGSFKSRPKTHFFG